In the Populus trichocarpa isolate Nisqually-1 chromosome 8, P.trichocarpa_v4.1, whole genome shotgun sequence genome, TATGAACTCGAAGAATACCCATCAATGCATCGTTTAGGTTTTTctgcatgaaaaagaaaaggcaaacattACAAATAGAGTAAGAATTTCAGGTACATGTACAATGGTTCTTTTGGAATGTCATTGCTAACTTGATTATGGAGATAAATTGAATGAATATTTTACAAACCTTTTTTAAGTATCCAACTCCCAAGGCTCGAGTGACCTTCAGTTTTCCCTTAACTTTTCCACCTGCAATCACTGCTGGGTCATCGGGATGATCAGACAACACTCTACTTCTTTCAAGTTCATTATCTACAGTGTGAGAATCAGTGAGCTGGATAGGTTTTATTCGCCCAAAGCCCTTCATATTGCTGCCCTCATCGTATGTTGCCAATACAGCTCTGCTATCACCCAGATTAAGTGTATACAAATCCATCCCGTGAAGAAGGCCGACCAAGACACATGAACCAACAGATACTAAATCAGGGCGATCCTCCATTTCCTGCTCTACCATGTACAAGAAATCATTCTCAGCCTGACTAAGGGCACGCTGAAGGCTATCTAGCATCCCCTGTCTAAATGAATCAGATGAATCATGAACTAGAGCATTATTAATGGACTTTTTTATACTTGAATTGTTCTTATCAAAAGTTCCTGTCGGTGGTTTCTCTACATGACTATTATTAGCTCCCTTGAAAGCATGTTGAAAGGGACCCTGCGGATAGAAAACATTCGAAGCTCCGGTAACATCCTGCTTCAAGTCACAATCTAATAATCTAGTCTGATGTATGATGTTCTCATATAATGTCCCAGCCAGAAAATCAGCTGCATCTCTTCCATTGAAGCCATCATAGATTGCGCAAAAGAGCCAGCCATTTTCTTCAGAACAGACAGCTTGAACCCTGTCTTCACCAGCAGCTCCACCTGCCACTTGAACTTCCATTGCATTAAGAAAACCTTCATTTCTAGAAGGAGCACTCATGGATCTAAATGAACAAGAATCATATTCAGGTGGACTTGGGGTGGGTGGACTACAACTTAGGTTTGACATACTGCTTTGAAGAGAAGATGATAATACATCCAACCTTGAAAGAGTTGGTGATGAAGGAATCCTACGAAACGAATTAGGGGAATCCCAGCTGGGAAGTATTTCTGCCCCTATTACACCATTGCAGATATTTGTGTTGGCCAATGTGGCATTCGCACTTAAGGCAGCACCAGACAAGCGAGAGAAGCTGCTATTCTTAGGGATTTTTCCAGGAAGACTTTCAAATCCACTAGGAACCATGCAAGAGCAACCGTTATGGGCATTGCATTCATAACCAAAACTGATCTTGAATTCTCCTTCAGGATTAACTGTATTTTCTCCTagcattatttttcaatgaaataagGAAAGCACCTGCAATTAATCTCTCAATATAGAACATCAAGAtgtaaaattttacaaattaatcaaaattaatagaTTAACACACGCATGCTAATGACTATAACACatgataaatcataaataagaATCAGCCACCGGATACTAGAGATCCTTAGAACACCTTGGGTTCAAAACTTATAATAGGGACGAGAGGTCCTTTCAGAAAGCTATGTAAATCTTAAAAGAACACCTTGGGTCCATTTGCTCATCAAG is a window encoding:
- the LOC18111035 gene encoding probable protein phosphatase 2C 40 isoform X2; protein product: MVPSGFESLPGKIPKNSSFSRLSGAALSANATLANTNICNGVIGAEILPSWDSPNSFRRIPSSPTLSRLDVLSSSLQSSMSNLSCSPPTPSPPEYDSCSFRSMSAPSRNEGFLNAMEVQVAGGAAGEDRVQAVCSEENGWLFCAIYDGFNGRDAADFLAGTLYENIIHQTRLLDCDLKQDVTGASNVFYPQGPFQHAFKGANNSHVEKPPTGTFDKNNSSIKKSINNALVHDSSDSFRQGMLDSLQRALSQAENDFLYMVEQEMEDRPDLVSVGSCVLVGLLHGMDLYTLNLGDSRAVLATYDEGSNMKGFGRIKPIQLTDSHTVDNELERSRVLSDHPDDPAVIAGGKVKGKLKVTRALGVGYLKKKNLNDALMGILRVHNLISPPYISTEPSLNVHRISKSDHFVIVGSDGLFDFFSNDEAVKLVHSYIMSNPNGDPAKFLLEQLVGRAADCAGFSMEELMNIPAGRRRKYHDDVTVIVIILGINQRTSKASTWV
- the LOC18111035 gene encoding probable protein phosphatase 2C 40 isoform X1, with protein sequence MLGENTVNPEGEFKISFGYECNAHNGCSCMVPSGFESLPGKIPKNSSFSRLSGAALSANATLANTNICNGVIGAEILPSWDSPNSFRRIPSSPTLSRLDVLSSSLQSSMSNLSCSPPTPSPPEYDSCSFRSMSAPSRNEGFLNAMEVQVAGGAAGEDRVQAVCSEENGWLFCAIYDGFNGRDAADFLAGTLYENIIHQTRLLDCDLKQDVTGASNVFYPQGPFQHAFKGANNSHVEKPPTGTFDKNNSSIKKSINNALVHDSSDSFRQGMLDSLQRALSQAENDFLYMVEQEMEDRPDLVSVGSCVLVGLLHGMDLYTLNLGDSRAVLATYDEGSNMKGFGRIKPIQLTDSHTVDNELERSRVLSDHPDDPAVIAGGKVKGKLKVTRALGVGYLKKKNLNDALMGILRVHNLISPPYISTEPSLNVHRISKSDHFVIVGSDGLFDFFSNDEAVKLVHSYIMSNPNGDPAKFLLEQLVGRAADCAGFSMEELMNIPAGRRRKYHDDVTVIVIILGINQRTSKASTWV